A part of Clostridium novyi genomic DNA contains:
- the rsmA gene encoding 16S rRNA (adenine(1518)-N(6)/adenine(1519)-N(6))-dimethyltransferase RsmA — translation MEKVTTKEIVQKYNFKFTKSLGQNFLTDQTVLDDIVIGSEVCEEDFVIEIGPGVGTLTKELLKKAKKVCAVELDSNLIPILQEELKEFNNFQLIHKDALKINFKELIGDEKSVKVVANLPYYVTTPIIARLLKEGYNFKSLTIMIQKEVAERIASEPNCKEYGALSILVQYYCDTTIIRKVPPTCFIPQPKVDSIIIRLDRLNEPRVKVQDKELFFKIVRQSFNMRRKTLRNAIKSLGFISSDKIEKVFNDANIDPRRRGETLTLEEFGKLADSVYKIKEV, via the coding sequence ATGGAAAAAGTAACTACTAAAGAGATTGTTCAAAAATATAATTTTAAATTTACTAAAAGTTTAGGGCAAAACTTTTTAACAGATCAGACTGTGCTAGATGATATAGTAATTGGTTCTGAAGTATGTGAAGAAGACTTTGTAATTGAAATAGGTCCAGGGGTTGGTACCCTTACTAAGGAGTTATTAAAAAAGGCAAAAAAGGTATGTGCAGTAGAGTTAGATTCTAATTTAATACCTATTTTACAAGAAGAATTGAAGGAGTTTAATAATTTTCAGCTTATACATAAAGATGCTCTTAAAATAAATTTTAAAGAGTTAATTGGGGATGAAAAAAGTGTTAAGGTAGTAGCTAATTTGCCATACTATGTAACAACTCCTATAATAGCTAGACTTTTAAAAGAAGGATATAACTTTAAATCTTTAACAATAATGATTCAAAAAGAAGTTGCTGAAAGAATAGCATCAGAGCCTAATTGTAAAGAATATGGAGCGCTATCTATATTAGTTCAATATTATTGTGATACTACAATAATAAGAAAAGTTCCACCTACTTGTTTTATTCCTCAACCTAAAGTTGATTCTATAATAATAAGATTAGATAGATTAAATGAGCCTAGGGTTAAAGTTCAAGATAAGGAATTATTCTTTAAGATAGTAAGACAATCTTTTAATATGAGAAGAAAAACATTGAGAAATGCTATAAAGAGTTTAGGATTTATTTCTTCAGATAAAATAGAAAAGGTATTTAATGATGCTAATATAGATCCTAGAAGAAGAGGTGAAACACTAACTTTAGAGGAGTTTGGTAAGTTAGCTGATAGTGTATATAAAATAAAAGAAGTTTAG